The Thalassophryne amazonica chromosome 18, fThaAma1.1, whole genome shotgun sequence DNA window atcttgtctaaaaggtaattttttataatatatattgtaatggattggtaaaacagttgtatattcattccttcttatgagttaatgtatctgtaaagttatgttcatTACAGATGTAACATCCCTTCACAATCTAATTTTAAGTTCAGATGCGCTGTGCGCAATAAGACATTGAtgcacagtgttttcaaatacttgcagaatgttcatgactagttcacgcaagtggcacgaAATTCATGCGTGTCaggaattttgaacatttcaaaatgttctttGTGTACTGGCACGCAgctacgcacagtttacaacagcttacgacaagtttactcattggcacgcaagattgcaCACCAGtacggggatcaaattcatgcaagtgtcaatgtgtaagtcctttcggctgctcccttgtttgcacttggggtcaccacaggaatccgaggtggatctgcatgttgaatggaTATAAGTTTTACGCCAGTttcccttcctggtgcaactccacatttcatggagaaatgtgggaggggtagggtttgaaccgggaaccttccacactgaaaccactaCCCCTCTATTCTCTTGCAATGTGTTATCCTCGCATCTAACAAAGTTGCCGCTGAGTGTGTAgtatctactggttgctagtataggctaacaagtttgagaaccctcagttttgtgaaatgttgGATAATTCTCTTATAACATGTATTATCCTCCATTTAACAAaactgagggttctcaaacttatcTTACACTGGCAACCAGTAGACataatacactcaccggccactttgttAAGTACACTTTGCTAGTACTGGGTTGAACccctttttgccttcagaactgccttaattctttgaggCATAGATTCAAGAAGGCATTGGAAAgccgttgtttatgcaccaataacaccacatcaaattccttgtatgaacGTACTTGCCAATAAATTCAATTTTGAAACATTCCTGAGATGTTGGTCTatactgacatgatggcatcacacagtcgcccattcaaccagtctgcccattatcCTCTGACATTAAGAAGGCATTTCTGTTCACACAACTGCCTTTCACTGgatgtcttctcttttttggaccattctctgtaaaaccTAGAGGTggtttgtgtgtgaaaatcccagtagatcccagtaaatactcagaccagcctgtctggcaccaacaattatgccaccttcaaagtcacttaaattccctttcttccccattctgatgcttggtcTGAACTTCAGAAAGTCATCTTCACCATGGTCTAGATGcctaatgcattgagttgctcccATGTGACTGACTGGCTGATTAGCCatgtgtgttaacaagcaattgaattaGCGTACATGGGGCAACAACCACTGACTCCTCCTTTTTCAGTCTTCCTGGTGTACTGCAAAATGTGAGAAGTGGACTAAGAATGTCCCTTCTggactactgtatcaacatggaggtCCCCATGAGGAGGCCTGCTCCCATGTAGATTTGAGGGTTCTCATTCTGAGGTCATGAAAACAGacttgttgttgcaggtaatttataCAGCAATGAagcgatggttatgaatgctatattccattttttGATAATAAAACCCCTTAAATCCTACATACTCCAGCTTCAAGCAGAAAATTACAAACTTCTCAGTATTAAACTGTAAAACTTTTCCCTGTCATACAAATAAAAAGGCAGAAATCTAGTGTTGATCTTGCTGGCTTGTTTTTAATTGTTATCAGTACAGCAGGAATCGCGTGATGTTTTGACGTTTGTATCTGGAATTTCTCTCTCAAACCCCGATACAACATCTGTTTATTTTACACAAAGTTCCATCTGTCGAACAGAACTACAATTAAATCGTGAATCTTCAATCAACCTCCAGTTGAAAAACAGTCGTCTTCTTTAGTATGCCAGCCGACAAGCTTTTTTGTATTCCTGTGTAGTCTATTCAAATGTGGCATTCAGGGCTGCGCGTGACTTCGCTGCAATAGATAAGTGGCTCTGTGGCTCTGCTGCCACTGGCAGAGGTGTGAGATGCTTAAACAATATTTAGCTGTAAGTGGGGGTCTGGCTGACAAGTTCTTTACAACACAGCTTTAATTACAGACATGTTACCATCTTTAATTACAGCATGCAGGAAGAGATTTTTCTGGAAATAACTAAACCAGTTGACAGTGACATTGTTGGGGCTCACTCTGTGGTCTCTTTTGGAGGTCTGACGGTGCCAATGGAAGGGGGTCGGTTGGTGAAGGGGTGCCACTGGCCCTGAATACTCGGGTTGTCCGTGTGGAAGGGTTTGCGCAACCGGATGATGTCCAGTCCAGACTGATTTGTCAGCTTGATCAGAAGCTCTGAAATCTCTTTCGGTGTTTTTTTCTTGATAGTTTCTTCCCTTACGTTGCCATTTACTTTAAGGAGGAAGGAAAAACAAGGGAGAGAGATCGCTCAGTAAGAATGAGTTTACAGGGCACAATTGGAAAATGTTCCTCCGGACAAACGTGAAGACTGCACAATGTACCAACATCAACACAAAAATGACATACTTTATTTTGAGAACTCAAAAGGTAACGTTTCTAGCAACAGAAGCCCGATGCAAGCAGTGTTACAGCGCCCCTGTCCATGCATAGGTGTCATAACAAATACAATCCCTTGACCTTCTTGCTAGTTTATTTTGCACTGTGAATTCTTAAGTCTACACAAGGTTGGACCTTGTTTCTCTAGCCATCAGAGCAGGTGTCCATGAACTGCTGGGGTCCAATCCCACATTGAGGAACGTGTCATTGGCGAAAACCAAGAACCCCAAACCTGTTCATCCTTTCACGTTTACCTTACCTATACACTACCCCCATATGATTGTGAGAAAAAGAAATAATTAGCATCTCATTGCAAATATCATTCAGAAGACCACAAATAAACATGAAATGTTTAACGACGCAATTATCGTGAGACCTGAACATACAGCGACTCTGCAAACATCGAATGTACTCGATATGCAAAACTCAGCTGAATGTCAAAATACCAGGGGTCATAAACACTTACAGTATTCTGCAACTATTTTTGGGTCATTGGTGTTCTCAGGAGACACGTATACCACAGTTCCAGGATTCTTCTTGGCATAATCCACCACGCCCTCTTCAATAAAATCCCTGAAAAAAGAGAGAAAGGCAGCGACTGTGATGTCTggggatttgggggggggggggggggggggggggcttatagGTGGCATTTAGGTGACGTTTATTACCGTTGGTTCACCTGTTTAGTTTGAGATCATTTTCCACTCCTGTTTCAGCAGGTGGTACTAGTTAATCTGTAAATCTCTTAATCTGTGTCAGAACAACAGATTTGTGTAATCCATccaacaaaaacacattaaatctGGATGTGGCCATCTCACAACAATCTTctctttttttgacatttttctttAATCTATGTATTTTAGAATATTTACCGTACTTTCGGAGGATAATCGCATCTTTATTCTGCATTATCAACtttttaatttaggatttttgtgcactgttgtagtgtacttttactATTCTTTTTTAATGGATTTTAtttgtttagtactttgattcctgggaaaacccTACAGAAATAGTAATGATTATGACCATTAAGAAGAATCACAATTTTTGGTATACAAGTCACAGAAACTTCCAAACTGGTTTAAAGAAAAGCATCTTAAATTTGACCCCCAATTTCAAACTGGCACCAATTATGGCCCCTAACTACTGCATATACCAAATTTGTTCAAGCCTGACAAAAAATgtctcaagaagttactgtgatactGCAAAACGCACCCCGATTTCCTATTTGGGATTAAACGGGAAGGAaacagcactctgtggaatagcctcATAAGTGGGTAAATTATGAGCCAAATATAACCTGAACAGGCTGAATGCAAGTCTAATATGACCTGGATCCACACAACATTCAGATCTAGCTGTGCCAAGTACCATATTTTCATCATGTACAACCAAAAGATGATACCTTCTACACTCACGACAAGCTGCGTGTCAGTACCAGATCCATACCACCTGCCAGATCTGTACCACAAGGGGCAATTGTGAagctttgagcctgacccagaaaaagcaggGCGTGGCTCTCCATCTTTTGCAGTCTGGGAAACCAAcagttctcaacattgcacccagtgagtcaaaatttcacacattcttgagaaatgttgataTCTCAGAATGCAAAGATGATCAGGCCATCACTCCTCTAACGCATGCATAGATCGGCACATTCTCAGACAGATGACTTTGAATTGGTTGAATTGGCTGCTAGcccctaagcttcactgacagattcagaatttagataaagttgaggctgagacctgctccatttactcataaaatgaatttaataggataggaagcatagtacaatGCTATACTTCATATGTCATAAGCTTtctttaaaggggaacagaaacgctttttgagaatttgtttgtgatTCCTTGGTAAAAATAACTATTATTCTAGACCCTgtccgatatatcggccggccgatataagcccttttcaaagtacttacTATCG harbors:
- the mrpl43 gene encoding 39S ribosomal protein L43, mitochondrial → MTSSGTPSRFLKSVLQNGVGRYVCQLKRISIVFSRKGPSSLGVRDFIEEGVVDYAKKNPGTVVYVSPENTNDPKIVAEYLNGNVREETIKKKTPKEISELLIKLTNQSGLDIIRLRKPFHTDNPSIQGQWHPFTNRPPSIGTVRPPKETTE